One window from the genome of Breoghania sp. L-A4 encodes:
- a CDS encoding HAMP domain-containing sensor histidine kinase yields MIDKPNVSGVEKTALNSERAGRRRAVQRTVTGMREQLNTVNGMRPEFDHELTLIYAKTRISAAFALPAFAMIIAGICYFWIGAANIVTWISAVTLAHLLMLSICSRFEKTPIAEIDLKRWRRNFVMGDFLQGLAWAAIMMLPVNTVNTASFEVFQFATVLVIIAMMTMLSSNLPRALFAATLPITVAMVYVFVQQQEPIFFAMAAMAVGAQIFFVILGFRMHSSNVMMLQYRAQKDELIGELEQAKAVSDDSRRRAEEANLAKSRFLATMSHELRTPLNAILGFSEVMQNEVLGPMQNATYKDYASDIHNSGQHLLNLINEILDLSRIEAGRYELNEEATTLVHIVEDCLHLMKLRAKSKSISFNDQFEQDLPKLWADERAVRQVVLNLMTNAVKFTPTNGEISVKVGWTASGGQYVSIRDNGPGIPADEIPVVMQAFGQGSVAIKSAEQGTGLGLPIVQALMQMHGGKFELKSKLREGTEVIVTFPRSRVMEAMPQIEPTHRPQAAGMRQAS; encoded by the coding sequence ATGATAGACAAACCGAATGTATCGGGCGTCGAAAAGACCGCCCTCAACAGCGAACGAGCAGGCCGCCGCCGCGCCGTGCAGCGCACGGTCACGGGCATGCGCGAGCAGTTGAACACGGTCAACGGCATGCGGCCGGAGTTCGACCACGAGCTGACGCTGATCTATGCCAAGACGCGCATCAGCGCCGCCTTCGCCCTGCCCGCCTTCGCCATGATCATCGCCGGCATCTGCTACTTCTGGATCGGTGCCGCCAACATCGTCACATGGATCAGCGCGGTGACGCTGGCCCATCTGCTGATGCTGTCGATCTGCTCGCGTTTCGAGAAGACGCCGATTGCGGAGATCGACCTGAAACGTTGGCGGCGCAATTTCGTCATGGGCGATTTCCTGCAGGGCCTTGCCTGGGCGGCCATCATGATGCTGCCGGTCAACACCGTGAACACCGCCAGCTTCGAGGTTTTCCAGTTCGCCACCGTGCTGGTAATCATCGCCATGATGACCATGCTGTCATCGAACCTCCCGCGCGCGCTTTTCGCGGCCACGCTGCCGATCACCGTGGCGATGGTCTATGTGTTCGTGCAGCAGCAGGAGCCGATCTTCTTTGCCATGGCCGCGATGGCGGTGGGCGCGCAGATCTTCTTCGTCATCCTCGGCTTCCGCATGCATTCCTCCAACGTGATGATGCTGCAGTACCGGGCGCAGAAGGACGAGCTGATCGGCGAGCTCGAGCAGGCCAAGGCCGTCAGCGACGACAGCCGCCGCCGCGCCGAGGAGGCCAATCTCGCCAAGTCCCGGTTCCTGGCCACCATGAGCCACGAGCTGCGCACGCCGCTCAACGCGATTCTCGGGTTTTCCGAGGTGATGCAGAACGAAGTCCTGGGGCCGATGCAGAACGCGACCTACAAGGACTATGCCTCCGACATCCACAATTCCGGCCAGCATCTGCTCAACCTGATCAATGAGATCCTCGACCTCTCGCGCATCGAGGCGGGCCGCTACGAGCTCAACGAGGAAGCCACCACCCTGGTGCACATCGTCGAGGACTGCCTGCATCTGATGAAGCTGCGCGCCAAGAGCAAGAGCATCAGCTTCAACGACCAGTTCGAACAGGATCTGCCAAAGCTTTGGGCCGACGAGCGCGCCGTGCGCCAGGTGGTGCTGAACCTGATGACGAATGCGGTGAAATTCACGCCGACGAATGGCGAGATCTCCGTCAAGGTGGGCTGGACGGCCAGCGGCGGGCAGTATGTCTCGATCCGCGACAATGGCCCCGGCATCCCGGCGGACGAGATCCCCGTGGTGATGCAGGCCTTCGGACAGGGCTCCGTTGCGATTAAGAGCGCGGAACAGGGCACCGGCCTCGGGCTGCCGATCGTTCAGGCGCTGATGCAGATGCACGGCGGCAAGTTCGAGCTGAAGTCCAAGCTGCGCGAAGGCACCGAAGTGATCGTCACCTTCCCGCGCTCGCGCGTGATGGAAGCCATGCCGCAGATCGAGCCGACCCATCGCCCCCAGGCGGCCGGCATGCGCCAGGCGTCATAG
- a CDS encoding adenosylcobinamide-GDP ribazoletransferase yields the protein MKTQGNPLWSALAPWLADIAAAMRFFSRLPVPRLGPDDDPAAMPDFTRASRATPVAGALIALPGALLLLALSLTALPPLVIAALTLCALIATSGGLHEDGLADVADGFFGAHTAEKRLDIMRDSRVGTYGVLALAMALILAAGLLETLLIRHGAWATALALVGAGAISRAVALWPWVMLPCARPGGLAAQAGQPGKDAVVGAFVLGAVLTLPQAVTIGLAHWLAALGASGLATLGTGSLARAKIGGHTGDVIGAAQQLAALAFLIGLLMFA from the coding sequence ATGAAGACGCAGGGAAACCCGCTTTGGAGCGCACTCGCGCCGTGGCTTGCCGACATCGCGGCGGCGATGCGATTCTTCTCGCGCCTTCCCGTGCCCCGGCTCGGCCCCGACGACGACCCCGCCGCCATGCCCGATTTCACCCGCGCGTCCCGCGCGACGCCGGTTGCGGGCGCGCTGATCGCGCTTCCCGGCGCGCTCCTGCTGCTGGCTCTGAGCCTCACCGCGCTGCCGCCCCTGGTGATCGCCGCGCTCACGCTGTGCGCCCTGATCGCCACGAGCGGCGGGTTGCACGAGGACGGGCTGGCCGATGTGGCGGACGGATTCTTTGGCGCGCACACGGCCGAGAAGCGGCTGGACATCATGCGCGACAGCCGGGTGGGCACCTATGGCGTTCTGGCCCTGGCCATGGCGCTGATACTGGCGGCGGGCCTGCTCGAGACGCTTCTGATCCGGCACGGGGCCTGGGCCACCGCCCTGGCGCTGGTGGGCGCGGGCGCGATCAGCCGCGCGGTGGCGCTTTGGCCCTGGGTCATGCTGCCGTGCGCGCGGCCGGGCGGCCTCGCCGCGCAGGCAGGCCAGCCAGGAAAGGATGCGGTCGTCGGCGCCTTCGTGCTCGGCGCGGTGCTGACGCTGCCGCAGGCGGTCACCATCGGCCTTGCGCACTGGCTCGCGGCGCTGGGAGCAAGCGGCCTTGCCACCCTGGGCACCGGTTCTCTGGCCCGCGCCAAGATCGGCGGCCACACAGGCGACGTTATCGGCGCCGCGCAACAGCTCGCCGCGCTTGCCTTCCTGATCGGCCTTCTTATGTTTGCGTAA
- a CDS encoding glutathione S-transferase has protein sequence MKLFDGGRAPNPRRVRIFLAEKAITVPLSPIDIGALEQKSPQFTALNPYQRTPALQLEDGTVIAESVAICRYFEELRPEPPLMGVDARDKAIVEMWNRRVEMNLFGAVAAVFRHLHPSMAGMEVPQIAAWGEANRPKALDQLAFLDGELAGRPFVAGERFTIADITALCAVDFCKPAKVEVPETLVNLHRWHAEVSARPSARA, from the coding sequence CTGAAACTCTTTGACGGAGGCCGCGCGCCGAACCCGCGCCGGGTGCGCATCTTCCTTGCCGAAAAGGCAATCACGGTTCCGCTTTCGCCAATCGATATCGGGGCGCTGGAGCAGAAATCGCCGCAGTTCACCGCGCTCAATCCGTATCAGCGGACCCCGGCGCTGCAGCTCGAGGATGGCACCGTCATCGCCGAAAGCGTCGCCATCTGCCGCTATTTCGAGGAGCTGCGGCCCGAACCGCCGCTGATGGGGGTGGATGCGCGTGACAAGGCGATCGTGGAAATGTGGAACCGGCGCGTTGAGATGAACCTGTTTGGTGCGGTGGCGGCGGTTTTTCGCCACTTGCATCCATCAATGGCGGGAATGGAGGTGCCGCAGATCGCCGCGTGGGGTGAGGCGAACCGCCCGAAGGCGCTGGACCAGCTCGCGTTTCTTGATGGAGAACTCGCCGGCCGGCCGTTCGTTGCCGGTGAGCGTTTCACCATCGCGGACATAACCGCTCTGTGCGCGGTCGATTTCTGCAAGCCGGCGAAGGTCGAGGTCCCCGAGACACTCGTCAACCTGCACCGCTGGCATGCGGAAGTGTCCGCGCGCCCCAGCGCCCGGGCTTGA
- a CDS encoding uracil-DNA glycosylase family protein: MGESDITGKDDLATLLDEIRACRACVEAPIRASLPHRPRPVVQASSTARLCIAGQAPGTRVHATGIPFNDPSGDRLRDWLGVGREVFYDPCRLAIVPMGFCFPGLDAKGGDLPPRRECRALWHDRLYEAMPQVELVLAIGQYAQAYHLGADRKRNLTETVGHWRQIFAGERRPRILPLPHPSWRNNAWLKRNPWFETDLLPVLRAEVARLIDIKARHQDPKQADRTVETGFTVNRDLRSKG; the protein is encoded by the coding sequence ATGGGAGAGTCTGACATCACCGGGAAAGACGACCTCGCGACGCTTCTCGACGAGATCCGTGCCTGTCGCGCCTGTGTCGAGGCGCCGATACGCGCCAGCCTGCCGCATCGGCCGCGGCCGGTGGTCCAGGCAAGCTCGACGGCCCGGTTGTGCATCGCGGGCCAGGCGCCGGGCACCCGCGTGCACGCCACCGGCATTCCCTTCAACGATCCGTCGGGCGACCGGCTGCGCGACTGGCTTGGCGTCGGCCGCGAGGTCTTCTACGATCCGTGCCGCCTTGCCATCGTGCCGATGGGATTCTGTTTCCCCGGCCTCGACGCCAAGGGGGGAGACCTGCCGCCGCGCCGCGAATGCCGGGCGCTGTGGCATGACCGTCTGTATGAGGCCATGCCGCAGGTCGAACTGGTCTTGGCCATCGGCCAATATGCACAGGCGTATCATCTGGGCGCGGACCGGAAGCGAAACCTGACGGAAACCGTCGGCCATTGGCGGCAGATTTTCGCCGGTGAGCGTCGCCCGCGTATCCTGCCGCTGCCGCATCCCTCCTGGCGCAACAACGCGTGGCTGAAGAGGAACCCGTGGTTCGAGACGGATCTGCTGCCCGTGCTGCGCGCTGAAGTGGCGCGGCTGATCGATATCAAGGCGCGGCATCAAGATCCCAAGCAGGCTGACCGGACTGTCGAGACCGGTTTCACTGTGAATCGCGACCTCCGGAGCAAAGGCTGA
- the cobT gene encoding nicotinate-nucleotide--dimethylbenzimidazole phosphoribosyltransferase: MSQTLSGQTPTGLPFDDIRNLLPQMPGPDLDAVAVVRARDAQLTKPAGAMGRLEDLVEWLAAWQGEGRPKVTRPLVAVFAGNHGVTKQGVSPFPSDVTAQMVANFGAGGAAINQICIAHDLGLKVFELALEFPTGDIAEEDAMDEPTCAATIAYGMEAIAGGTDLLCIGEMGIGNTTVAAAIFHALYGGAASDWVGPGTGHDAAGIARKAEVVAKAVARNEGALKDPLEVLRRLGGREIAAMAGAILAARLQRVPVIVDGFVATSAAAVLHKMDATALDHCLFGHVSAETAHRRALDAMGKTALLDLGMRLGEGTGAALAAGIVKAAAQVHDGMATFADAGVTNKD, encoded by the coding sequence ATGTCCCAGACCCTGTCCGGCCAGACGCCCACCGGCCTTCCGTTCGACGACATCCGCAATCTCCTGCCGCAGATGCCGGGTCCCGATCTGGATGCGGTGGCGGTGGTGCGCGCGCGCGACGCGCAGCTCACCAAGCCGGCGGGCGCCATGGGCAGGCTCGAGGATCTGGTAGAATGGCTCGCCGCCTGGCAGGGCGAGGGGCGTCCCAAGGTGACCCGGCCGCTGGTCGCGGTCTTCGCCGGCAACCACGGCGTCACCAAACAGGGCGTGTCGCCGTTTCCTTCCGACGTCACCGCGCAGATGGTGGCCAATTTCGGCGCCGGCGGCGCGGCCATCAACCAGATCTGCATCGCCCACGATCTCGGCCTGAAGGTCTTTGAACTGGCGCTGGAGTTTCCCACCGGCGACATCGCCGAGGAGGACGCGATGGACGAGCCGACCTGCGCGGCGACCATCGCCTATGGCATGGAAGCGATCGCGGGCGGCACGGATCTTCTGTGCATCGGCGAGATGGGCATCGGCAACACCACCGTGGCGGCCGCCATCTTCCACGCGCTGTACGGCGGCGCGGCAAGCGACTGGGTCGGCCCGGGCACCGGGCACGACGCGGCCGGCATTGCCCGCAAAGCGGAGGTGGTCGCCAAGGCCGTCGCGCGCAACGAAGGCGCCCTGAAGGATCCGCTGGAGGTGCTGCGCCGTCTCGGCGGGCGGGAAATCGCCGCCATGGCCGGCGCCATCCTGGCCGCGCGGCTGCAGCGGGTTCCCGTGATCGTCGACGGCTTCGTGGCGACATCCGCCGCCGCCGTCCTTCACAAGATGGATGCCACCGCGCTCGACCACTGCCTGTTCGGCCATGTCTCGGCGGAAACCGCGCACCGCCGCGCCCTCGACGCCATGGGCAAGACGGCGCTGCTGGATCTCGGCATGCGGCTGGGCGAGGGGACGGGGGCTGCGCTCGCCGCCGGCATCGTCAAGGCCGCCGCCCAGGTGCACGACGGCATGGCGACGTTCGCGGATGCGGGCGTCACGAACAAGGACTGA